The Cottoperca gobio chromosome 22, fCotGob3.1, whole genome shotgun sequence genome contains a region encoding:
- the ppm1aa gene encoding protein phosphatase 1A isoform X2, translated as MGAFLDKPKMEKYNSRGDGNDLRYGLSSMQGWRVEMEDAHTAVIGLPHGLDPWSFFAVYDGHAGSQVAKYCCEHLLEHITSNSDFQSALQEDTSVESVKNGIRTGFLQIDEHMRTISEKKHGVDRSGSTAVGVMIAPSQIYFINCGDSRGLLSRGGAVHFFTQDHKPSNPLEKERIQNAGGSVMIQRVNGSLAVSRALGDFDYKCVHGKGPTEQLVSPEPEVYAIERCEEEDEFIILACDGIWDVMANEELCDFVRSRLEVTDDLERVSNEIVDTCLYKGSRDNMSVVLICFPGAPKVSPEAVKREAELDKYLEGRVEEIIKKQGDEGVPDLVHVMRTLASESIPNLPPGGELASKRSVIEAVYNKLNPYRSDDTDSASTDDMW; from the exons ATGGGTGCATTTCTGGACAAACCAAAGATGGAAAAATACAATTCTCGTGGTGATGGCAACGACCTGAGATATGGGCTGAGTAGCATGCAGGGTTGGCGGGTAGAGATGGaagatgcacacacagcagTAATTGGTCTGCCCCATGGTCTTGATCCCTGGTCATTCTTTGCTGTTTATGATGGCCACGCTGGCTCTCAGGTGGCCAAGTACTGCTGTGAGCACCTGCTAGAGCACATCACCAGCAACTCAGACTTCCAGAGTGCTCTGCAGGAGGACACCTCTGTGGAGAGCGTGAAGAATGGGATCCGCACAGGATTCCTGCAGATTGATGAACACATGCGAACCATCTCCGAGAAGAAGCATGGTGTGGACCGCAGTGGTTCCACTGCAGTTGGAGTGATGATTGCTCCGAGCCAAATCTACTTTATCAACTGTGGCGACTCACGAGGACTCCTCAGCCGGGGTGGAGCTGTGCACTTCTTCACACAGGATCACAAACCCAGCAACCCTTTGGAGAAGGAAAGGATCCAGAATGCTGGTGGCTCAGTCATGATCCAGCGAGTTAATGGGTCCCTAGCTGTGTCTCGGGCTTTGGGAGACTTCGACTACAAGTGTGTGCATGGAAAAGGCCCGACGGAGCAGCTTGTGTCTCCTGAGCCCGAAGTTTATGCAATAGAGAGATGCGAGGAGGAAGATGAATTCATTATACTTGCTTGTGATGGCATCTGGGATGTCATGGCCAATGAGGAACTGTGTGACTTTGTCAGGTCAAGGCTAGAGGTGACGGATGATCTTGAAAGAGTCAGCAATGAAATTGTTGACACCTGCTTGTACAAG GGAAGCCGGGACAATATGAGTGTTGTGTTGATCTGCTTTCCTGGGGCACCAAAGGTATCTCCAGAAGCAGTGAAACGGGAGGCTGAGCTGGATAAATACCTGGAGGGCAGAGTAGAAG AGATCATCAAAAAGCAGGGGGATGAAGGTGTCCCAGATTTGGTCCATGTTATGCGGACGTTAGCATCTGAGAGCATCCCTAACCTCCCTCCTGGAGGAGAGCTGGCAAGCAA GCGAAGTGTTATTGAAGCAGTGTACAACAAACTCAACCCCTACCGAAGTGATGACACA GACTCTGCGTCCACAGACGACATGTGGTAA
- the ppm1aa gene encoding protein phosphatase 1A isoform X1 — translation MGAFLDKPKMEKYNSRGDGNDLRYGLSSMQGWRVEMEDAHTAVIGLPHGLDPWSFFAVYDGHAGSQVAKYCCEHLLEHITSNSDFQSALQEDTSVESVKNGIRTGFLQIDEHMRTISEKKHGVDRSGSTAVGVMIAPSQIYFINCGDSRGLLSRGGAVHFFTQDHKPSNPLEKERIQNAGGSVMIQRVNGSLAVSRALGDFDYKCVHGKGPTEQLVSPEPEVYAIERCEEEDEFIILACDGIWDVMANEELCDFVRSRLEVTDDLERVSNEIVDTCLYKGSRDNMSVVLICFPGAPKVSPEAVKREAELDKYLEGRVEEIIKKQGDEGVPDLVHVMRTLASESIPNLPPGGELASKRSVIEAVYNKLNPYRSDDTDPDILLFRGFS, via the exons ATGGGTGCATTTCTGGACAAACCAAAGATGGAAAAATACAATTCTCGTGGTGATGGCAACGACCTGAGATATGGGCTGAGTAGCATGCAGGGTTGGCGGGTAGAGATGGaagatgcacacacagcagTAATTGGTCTGCCCCATGGTCTTGATCCCTGGTCATTCTTTGCTGTTTATGATGGCCACGCTGGCTCTCAGGTGGCCAAGTACTGCTGTGAGCACCTGCTAGAGCACATCACCAGCAACTCAGACTTCCAGAGTGCTCTGCAGGAGGACACCTCTGTGGAGAGCGTGAAGAATGGGATCCGCACAGGATTCCTGCAGATTGATGAACACATGCGAACCATCTCCGAGAAGAAGCATGGTGTGGACCGCAGTGGTTCCACTGCAGTTGGAGTGATGATTGCTCCGAGCCAAATCTACTTTATCAACTGTGGCGACTCACGAGGACTCCTCAGCCGGGGTGGAGCTGTGCACTTCTTCACACAGGATCACAAACCCAGCAACCCTTTGGAGAAGGAAAGGATCCAGAATGCTGGTGGCTCAGTCATGATCCAGCGAGTTAATGGGTCCCTAGCTGTGTCTCGGGCTTTGGGAGACTTCGACTACAAGTGTGTGCATGGAAAAGGCCCGACGGAGCAGCTTGTGTCTCCTGAGCCCGAAGTTTATGCAATAGAGAGATGCGAGGAGGAAGATGAATTCATTATACTTGCTTGTGATGGCATCTGGGATGTCATGGCCAATGAGGAACTGTGTGACTTTGTCAGGTCAAGGCTAGAGGTGACGGATGATCTTGAAAGAGTCAGCAATGAAATTGTTGACACCTGCTTGTACAAG GGAAGCCGGGACAATATGAGTGTTGTGTTGATCTGCTTTCCTGGGGCACCAAAGGTATCTCCAGAAGCAGTGAAACGGGAGGCTGAGCTGGATAAATACCTGGAGGGCAGAGTAGAAG AGATCATCAAAAAGCAGGGGGATGAAGGTGTCCCAGATTTGGTCCATGTTATGCGGACGTTAGCATCTGAGAGCATCCCTAACCTCCCTCCTGGAGGAGAGCTGGCAAGCAA GCGAAGTGTTATTGAAGCAGTGTACAACAAACTCAACCCCTACCGAAGTGATGACACA
- the dhrs7 gene encoding dehydrogenase/reductase SDR family member 7, with translation MDCCIVSALWCLVALYLFIHCLCFIFADADFTLLWASLFGNRPENKLKGLVVWVTGASSGIGEELAYQLAKCGSHLILSARREDELNRVKRCCLECSDLQDEDIRVLPLDLLERTTHKEKTKAAIQYFGHINVLINNGGRSQRSLCLETSVDVYQALMELNFLGTVSITKQVLPHMTQRGSGSIVTVSSVVGLAGAPLATGYAASKHALQGFFNSLRTELTDFPNILISTVCPGPVQSHIVQNAFTEELTKPMAAAGNQEHKMPTSRCVHLMLVGIANGVKEMWIAQQPFLMFYYAWQYAPTCAWFITNMLGRKRVQNFKAGLDADTAYFTKPKTS, from the exons ATGGACTGTTGCATTGTATCTGCACTGTGGTGTCTTGTagccctttatttatttattcactgtctgtgttttattttcgcGGATGCAGACTTCACTCTGCTGTGGGCAAGTCTGTTCGGAAACAGGCCAG AGAACAAGCTGAAAGGGCTGGTGGTGTGGGTCACTGGAGCCTCTAGTGGTATTGGAGAGGAGCTGGCCTACCAGCTAGCAAAGTGTGGGTCACACCTCATCCTGTCTGCTCGACGTGAGGATGAGCTGAACAGGGTGAAGCGTTGCTGTTTAG AGTGCTCCGACCTCCAGGATGAAGATATTCGTGTTCTTCCACTTGATTTGTTGGAGAGGACAACGcacaaggaaaaaacaaaagccgCGATTCAGTACTTTGGACAT ATTAATGTCCTAATTAACAATGGCGGCCGAAGCCAGCGCTCACTGTGCTTGGAGACTAGTGTTGATGTGTATCAGGCCTTGATGGAGCTCAACTTCCTGGGTACTGTCTCCATCACCAAGCAGGTGCTGCCTCACATGACGCAGCGAGGCTCCGGGAGCATTGTGACTGTCAGCAGCGTAGTCGGCCTCGCTGGGGCGCCCCTGGCAACAGGATACGCTGCCAGCAAACATGCTCTCCAG GGTTTCTTTAATTCCCTTCGGACTGAGCTGACTGACTTTCCAAACATACTCATCAGCACAGTGTGTCCAGGGCCTGTGCAATCACATATTGTCCAGAATGCCTTCACGGAGGAGCTGACCAAG CCCATGGCTGCAGCTGGTAACCAGGAGCACAAGATGCCAACAAGTCGCTGTGTGCATTTAATGCTCGTGGGAATTGCCAATGGTGTCAAGGAAATGTGGATTGCACAGCAGCCCTTCCTCATGTTTTACTACGCCTGGCAGTACGCTCCCACATGTGCCTGgttcatcacaaacatgttGGGCAGAAAAAGGGTGCAGAATTTCAAAGCTGGTCTG gatGCAGACACGGCATACTTCACTAAACCCAAGACCTCCTGA
- the pcnx4 gene encoding LOW QUALITY PROTEIN: pecanex-like protein 4 (The sequence of the model RefSeq protein was modified relative to this genomic sequence to represent the inferred CDS: deleted 2 bases in 2 codons) produces the protein MVRMGPDVPLLNEYKQEFFWKRFPQTVLGGPRFKLGYCAPPYVYVNQAVLFLTPWLFGGIGTLLCQLQLLQELHATVLAGMLMFGAAAGVQALALYAARRSGTVERLGAPNILVDEEEVEFTHCVSPETVQFIAPGKRFGLNVVLHTVLAGVLCGFGTWYVFLGRLTALYGSIGISLVVFVLSWVTLCIAEYSLIVNTATETATFQAQDTYEITPLTRPLYILIFIAVDLADRFSGPVPELQLASQVLHVLFLFLPLLWALGILPPLDALLLWGMEQALVFGLGGSPMSSNLRLLLMFALSAALAVCNYFIPSTLGVVLFSISTGFLLSLDLSQVGTLCRGPRAAFGDRGLRRRGSSSPPSSSFGWNLGCRELLLYLTLFLLATAEAGLMHHFFGSAQPQGLVQGPQAPVSYLLLVLFCLCWALREIQGAYVFGGVFLNPLYPKGMSSVQTFKQRSRRLYIAAAIRRVLLYLVSPFAMIAFLSMDKSLQLLHRASFSVGFTRAFRVVWQNSEDALLQMVVVVLVRLAAGNNMLPGWDNLGTGVQLLLVGLLIDRLTQFLAKLKFTLTVLVTSWTEKKQRRQSAGTLLALNASLCPLLLAVVTLSALLSAPLLPLFTLPIFLVGFPRPQRSWPGPVGTACPCPDSIFYQQMSGSLASALRTAFARGSLGSLAPGSHFLGRFQDRMVWIMILERGYGYCTVNIKGLELQETSCHTVEARRVDEVFEAAFERPERLGFTQGFNLHWGNALTPCAALAVRVYSDARNVLSGIIDSHDNLRKLQDDFLKALVWLLLRYCVQKHKGFLWSGEEGPAAGGRKSQSSQFVQTTCNQPPEAVVVESNVSSLRFRQDSSSLTSFGDWSDEDDLFGPQPARRTVALVPQRLSLDTQALQTGASLPGSVEMDSLFENMALSALQPLQPLGLGIGMPAVDKGRNPEVFRESPGSLPQLNFSCPQSEVFNLPTGWRTAPLLPSRLLQLRPLFPEDWFRFTLGQFGSTVQGETSEHMTKALKEDEALKELHTQVALSCLISLGAESAFTSPSYVYRLYCGDIPWTEGLDWLSSSKELYQLALRAFRFSFKLLFDQASLGPIESPEELFSTLEEYERDWYIGLVTEKGWHDSILQEKPFLFSLGHDLAMGTYTGRVLSLQEQLVQVGRLNGEGVRGQWANLSWELLYATNDDEERYSIQAHPFMLRNLTVQAADPPLGYPIYSSAPLHFPCL, from the exons ATGGTCAGAATGGGGCCAGATGTGCCCCTTCTCAATGAGTACAAACAGGAGTTCTTCTGGAAGCGCTTCCCCCAGACAGTGTTGGGTGGTCCACGCTTCAAGTTGGGCTACTGTGCCCCACCTTATGTCTATGTCAATCAGGCAGTTTTGTTCTTGACACCATGGCTTTTTGGAGGCATTGGTACTCTGCTCTGccagctgcagctgcttcagGAGCTCCACGCCACAGTGCTCGCTGGTATGCTTATGTTCGGGGCTGCGGCGGGTGTCCAGGCCCTGGCACTCTATGCTGCTCGGAGGAGTGGCACAGTGGAGAGACTAGGTGCGCCCAACATCCTGGTTGATGAAGAGGAAGTGGAATTTACCCACTGTGTCAGCCCAGAAACGGTCCAATTTATAGCCCCCGGGAAGAGGTTTGGACTGAATGTGGTGCTGCACACAGTACTAGCTGGTGTGCTCTGTGGCTTTGGGACATGGTATGTGTTCCTTGGCAGACTGACTGCTCTCTACGGCAGCATCGGCATATCCCTGGTCGTCTTTGTCCTGAGTTGGGTGACACTGTGTATAGCTGAGTATTCCCTCATTGTAAATACAGCCACAGAGACGGCCACTTTCCAGGCACAGGACACTTATGAGATCACCCCACTCACCCGGCCCCTGTACATACTTATTTTCATTGCTGTGGACTTGGCTGATAG GTTCTCAGGCCCTGTCCCTGAGCTCCAACTGGCCAGCCAGGTTCTCCATGTTCTGTTCCTCTTCCTACCTCTGCTCTGGGCCTTAGGTATACTGCCTCCCCTGGATGCCCTGCTCCTCTGGGGCATGGAGCAGGCTCTCGTTTTTGGCCTAGGAGGCTCGCCCATGTCCAGCAACCTCAG GCTGCTGTTGATGTTCGCTTTATCTGCCGCCCTGGCTGTGTGTAATTACTTCATCCCGTCAACACTGGGTGTGGTTCTGTTCTCCATCTCTACGGGATTTCTGCTGAGCCTGGACCTCAGCCAGGTTGGCACACTCTGCAGAGGTCCCAGGGCAGCCTTTGGGGACCGTGGCCTTCGCAGAAGGGGGTCATCGTCTCCTCCTTCCAGTTCCTTTGGCTGGAATCTGGGCTGCAGGGAGCTGCTACTTTATTTGACCCTGTTTTTGTTGGCGACGGCAGAGGCGGGGCTGATGCATCACTTCTTCGGTTCAGCTCAGCCCCAGGGCTTGGTA CAGGGACCCCAAGCGCCCGTCAGCTACCTCCTCCTCGTACTCTTCTGCCTCTGTTGGGCTCTTAGAGAGATCCAGGGGGCCTATGTATTTGGAGGGGTGTTCCTTAATCCCCTGTACCCTAAAGGCATGTCCAGTGTGCAGACTTTCaagcagaggagcagaagatTATACATTGCTGCTGCAATCAGAAGAGTCCTTCTTTATCTTG TGTCTCCATTTGCAATGATTGCTTTCCTGTCTATGGACAAatctctgcagctgctccacaGGGCTTCCTTCAGTGTGGGATTCACCCGAGCCTTCAGAGTG GTGTGGCAGAATTCAGAGGATGCTCTGCTacagatggtggtggtggtgttggtaCGGCTTGCAGCTGGAAACAACATGCTGCCAGGGTGGGACAACCTGGGCACAGGAGTTCAGCTTCTTCTG GTGGGCCTCCTGATTGACAGACTGACCCAGTTCCTCGCCAAGCTAAAGTTCACCCTGACTGTGTTGGTGACATCTTGGACAGAGAAGAAGCAGCGCCGTCAGTCGGCTGGAACCCTCCTGGCTCTGAATGCCTCCCTATGCCCACTGCTGCTGGCCGTGGTGACCCTGTCTGCCCTGCTCTCTGCCCCTCTGCTGCCCCTCTTCACCCTGCCCATCTTCCTGGTGGGGTTCCCAAGGCCTCAGCGCAGTTGGCCAGGCCCCGTTGGTACCGCCTGTCCCTGCCCGGACTCGATCTTCTACCAGCAGATGAGCGGAAGTCTGGCCTCTGCTCTGAGGACGGCCTTTGCAAGAGGGTCACTGG GTTCTTTAGCCCCAGGCTCTCATTTTCTTGGGCGCTTTCAGGACCGTATGGTTTGGATAATGATCCTGGAGAGAGGATATGGCTACTGTACAGTCAACATTAAG GGTCTGGAGCTGCAGGAGACATCTTGCCACACAGTGGAGGCACGGAGGGTGGACGAGGTGTTCGAGGCTGCTTTTGAGCGCCCTGAGCGGCTTGGTTTCACCCAGGGCTTTAACCTTCACTGGGGGAACGCCCTCACCCCTTGCGCTGCTCTTGCAGTGCGAGTCTACTCTGATGCCCGCAATGTGCTCTCTGGCATCATTGACTCTCACGACAACTTGAGGAAACTTCAAGATGACTTTCTGAAAGCACTGGTCTGGTTGCTCCTCCGATACTGTGTGCAGAAGCATAAAGGATTTCTATGGAGCGGTGAAGAGGGTCCAGCGGCTGGAGGCAGGAAGTCCCAGTCTTCCCAGTTTGTGCAGACAACTTGTAACCAGCCACCTGAGGCTGTTGTGGTAGAATCCAATGTGTCCTCTCTCAGATTCAGACAGGACAGCTCCAGTCTGACCTCTTTTGGTGATTGGTCAGATGAGGACGACTTATTTGGACCTCAACCAGCCAGGCGGACAGTGGCATTGGTG CCGCAGAGGCTCAGCCTGGACACGCAAGCGCTGCAGACAGGGGCCTCTCTGCCAGGCTCTGTGGAGATGGACAGCCTTTTTGAAAACATGGCTCTCTCTGCACTGCAGCCACTGCAGCCTCTGGGTCTGGGCATCGGGATGCCAGCAGTGGATAAAGGCCGTAACCCTGAGGTCTTCAGAGAGAGTCCCGGCTCTCTCCCTCAGCTGAACTTCAGCTGCCCCCAGTCGGAGGTGTTCAACCTACCGACAGGGTGGAGGACTGCACCTTTGCTACCATCCCGCTTGCTGCAGCTCAGGCCTTTGTTTCCTGAGGACTGGTTTCGGTTCACCTTGGGGCAGTTTGGGTCTACTGTGCAGGGCGAGACCTCAGAGCACATGACCAAAGCCTTGAAGGAGGATGAAGCCTTGAAagagctgcacacacaggtTGCACTTTCATGTCTCATATCACTGGGGGCAGAGTCTGCCTTCACCAGTCCCAGTTACGTCTACAGACTCTATTGTGGAGATATACCATGGACGGAAGGACTCGACTGGCTCTCCTCAAGTAAAGAACTTTACCAGCTCGCACTTCGGGCTTTCAG GTTCAGTTTCAAGCTGCTATTTGATCAAGCAAGTCTAGGGCCCATAGAGTCCCCTGAGGAATTGTTCAGCACCTTGGAGGAATATGAAAGGGATTGGTACATTGGCCTGGTGACGGAGAAAGGCTGGCACGACAGTATCCTTCAGGAGAAACCTTTCCTATTCTCTCTAGGACACGACCTCGCTATG GGTACGTACACAGGGCGAGTCCTGTCCCTGCAGGAGCAGCTGGTGCAGGTGGGACGTCTGAATGGAGAGGGGGTGCGAGGACAGTGGGCAAACCTTTCCTGGGAGCTCCTGTATGCTACTAATGATGACGAGGAGCGTTATAGCATCCAGGCTCACCCCTTCATGCTAAGGAACCTAACTGTTCAGGCAGCTGATCCCCCTCTAGGATACCCCATTTACTCCTCAGCCCCCCTTCACTTCCCCTGCCTCTGA